In Nitrososphaerota archaeon, a single genomic region encodes these proteins:
- a CDS encoding alcohol dehydrogenase catalytic domain-containing protein: MRAVILGNGPSGSLAEVAELSVPSISRGELLVEMKACGLCGTDIEKLRGHYTAAMPVLGHEAVGIVSTVGEGVAGFKVGDRVFPHHHVPCGKCYYCANGSETMCKEYRTSNIDPGGFSEFFRVPAQNVSRGGVLKLPDSLGFEEASLIEPVACCIRAQERSRVRPGEAVLVVGAGPVGMTHALLLRSNQARVMISDVSEERLDFARKFQFELVLDPREEDVAEAVKGKTWGRGADLVITASGSNAAILQSLQSVRKGGRVCLFGLPPKGTVLDYDISDLFNSEVSVVTSYGATEKETSRAVEVISGHRAEFASLVTDRIPIGRFQEAVETATAGKGMKVLLTP, encoded by the coding sequence ATGAGGGCGGTCATACTGGGCAATGGCCCATCAGGCAGTCTGGCTGAAGTCGCCGAATTGTCCGTCCCTTCGATATCGCGCGGGGAGCTTCTCGTCGAGATGAAGGCTTGCGGACTTTGCGGGACGGACATCGAAAAGCTCAGGGGGCATTACACGGCAGCGATGCCGGTCCTCGGACACGAAGCAGTCGGAATCGTTTCGACTGTGGGGGAAGGGGTCGCGGGGTTCAAGGTAGGGGACAGGGTGTTCCCACACCACCACGTGCCCTGCGGCAAGTGCTACTACTGCGCCAATGGGAGCGAGACGATGTGCAAGGAATACAGGACCAGCAACATCGACCCAGGAGGCTTCTCAGAGTTCTTCAGAGTCCCAGCCCAAAATGTGAGCCGAGGAGGGGTCCTCAAGCTCCCCGATAGCCTCGGTTTCGAGGAGGCCAGCCTCATAGAGCCGGTGGCCTGCTGCATCAGGGCTCAGGAGAGGTCTCGGGTCCGGCCGGGCGAGGCTGTCCTGGTGGTGGGCGCAGGGCCTGTCGGGATGACCCATGCGCTCCTGCTTCGCTCGAACCAGGCGAGGGTGATGATCAGCGATGTGAGCGAAGAAAGGTTGGATTTCGCGCGCAAGTTCCAGTTCGAGCTGGTGCTGGACCCCCGGGAGGAGGACGTGGCCGAGGCTGTAAAGGGAAAGACCTGGGGCAGGGGCGCAGACCTCGTAATCACTGCCTCGGGGAGCAACGCAGCCATCCTCCAGTCCCTGCAATCAGTGCGGAAGGGGGGGAGGGTCTGCCTGTTCGGGCTGCCTCCGAAGGGCACTGTCCTCGACTACGACATCAGCGACCTGTTCAACTCTGAAGTGTCGGTGGTGACGAGCTATGGGGCGACCGAGAAGGAAACCAGCAGGGCGGTTGAGGTAATCTCCGGGCACCGGGCGGAATTCGCCTCGCTCGTCACCGACCGGATTCCCATCGGAAGGTTCCAGGAGGCGGTTGAGACGGCGACGGCGGGCAAGGGGATGAAGGTACTTCTTACCCCCTGA
- a CDS encoding helix-turn-helix domain-containing protein — translation MEESGKGNALAQISGDVVASADPGRAMKAWRAKLGIKQVVLARALRMSPSVLSDYESGRRPSPGVQFVRKYVEALVRLDAGKERVIPKLVADEKDEAILSIGEFRSPVEASRILKALDAKVLVGDEKAVKLYGYTVVDSIKTIYALSGFDFYRIFGATTERALIFTKVGMGRSPLVAIRVSQLKPRVVVIHGPKEVDPLAVDLARREGLVFALSEALTVEELISSLRAIEPSAQT, via the coding sequence ATGGAGGAGTCCGGCAAGGGCAACGCACTGGCCCAAATCTCGGGGGACGTTGTCGCGAGCGCAGACCCGGGCCGGGCCATGAAGGCGTGGAGGGCGAAGCTGGGAATAAAGCAGGTCGTGCTGGCCAGGGCCCTGAGGATGTCCCCGTCGGTCCTGAGCGACTACGAGAGCGGAAGGAGGCCGTCACCGGGGGTCCAGTTCGTGAGGAAGTACGTAGAGGCGCTTGTCAGGCTGGACGCGGGGAAGGAGCGGGTGATACCCAAGCTCGTCGCGGACGAGAAGGACGAAGCGATACTCTCCATCGGTGAATTCCGTTCCCCGGTCGAGGCATCAAGGATCCTGAAGGCACTCGATGCGAAGGTCCTGGTGGGGGACGAGAAGGCGGTCAAGCTCTACGGGTACACGGTGGTCGACTCGATCAAGACGATTTACGCTCTATCTGGTTTCGACTTCTACAGAATCTTCGGTGCGACTACGGAGAGAGCTCTCATTTTCACGAAGGTGGGGATGGGGCGGAGCCCCCTGGTGGCCATCCGCGTCTCGCAGCTCAAGCCTAGGGTGGTGGTCATTCACGGGCCCAAGGAGGTCGACCCCCTCGCGGTGGACCTTGCCCGAAGGGAGGGCCTCGTATTCGCGCTGTCGGAGGCACTCACCGTGGAGGAGCTCATCTCATCCTTGCGGGCGATCGAACCCTCTGCCCAGACTTAA
- a CDS encoding transcription initiation factor IIB — MQYFATKHIYFLQAHFLVKISLVVILSTDKDFSRVVRVQKALDKCPRCGKGPMLVDSAGGELFCGSCGFVVKEKIEETGPEWRAFSKEEKDDRSRGGLPTSIAMHDMGLATVIGGMNKDASGKSLSSSMKATVDRLRTWDSRSQVHEPVDRNLRQAFSELDRLSDKLSVSDAVVEKAAYIYRKALERGLVRGRSISAIIAASLYAACRDTQTPRTLKDLAAVSNVKKKDIARCYRLLIKEMDIKMPVVDPAKCVSRIASKAGLSEKTKRRALEILRRAEETRITAGKDPMGLAAAALYVACTLEGEDKTQKDVAEAAGVTEVTIRNRYKGLRSALGI, encoded by the coding sequence ATGCAATATTTCGCCACAAAGCATATATACTTCCTCCAGGCGCACTTTCTTGTAAAGATTTCGCTAGTGGTGATTTTGTCAACAGACAAGGACTTCTCTAGAGTGGTTAGGGTGCAGAAAGCCCTCGACAAGTGCCCTAGATGCGGGAAGGGCCCAATGTTGGTAGACTCAGCGGGAGGCGAGCTCTTCTGCGGCTCCTGTGGTTTCGTGGTCAAGGAGAAGATCGAGGAGACCGGCCCTGAGTGGAGGGCCTTCTCGAAGGAGGAGAAGGACGACAGGAGCAGGGGCGGGCTCCCCACTTCCATAGCCATGCACGACATGGGCCTCGCGACGGTAATTGGCGGGATGAACAAGGACGCCTCTGGCAAGTCCCTGTCTTCTTCGATGAAGGCAACGGTCGACAGACTCCGGACCTGGGACTCCCGCAGCCAGGTACACGAGCCCGTGGACAGAAACCTGCGGCAGGCCTTCAGCGAGCTCGACAGGCTTTCCGACAAGCTCTCGGTTTCAGACGCCGTGGTGGAGAAGGCAGCCTACATCTACAGGAAGGCGCTCGAGCGCGGGCTGGTGAGGGGCAGGTCAATCTCGGCGATCATTGCTGCGTCCCTCTACGCCGCTTGCAGAGACACCCAGACCCCGAGGACGCTCAAGGACCTCGCCGCCGTCAGCAACGTCAAGAAGAAGGACATCGCAAGGTGCTACCGGCTCCTCATCAAGGAAATGGACATCAAAATGCCGGTGGTCGACCCAGCCAAGTGCGTCTCCAGGATTGCCTCGAAAGCCGGGCTTTCGGAGAAGACGAAGAGGCGGGCCCTCGAGATCTTGAGGAGGGCAGAAGAGACCCGCATTACCGCAGGGAAGGACCCCATGGGGCTCGCCGCGGCCGCGCTCTACGTCGCGTGCACCCTTGAAGGCGAAGACAAGACCCAGAAGGACGTTGCTGAGGCCGCGGGGGTCACGGAAGTCACAATCAGGAACAGGTACAAGGGGCTGAGGTCTGCCCTCGGAATCTGA
- a CDS encoding glycine--tRNA ligase, whose product MSFEDVTRLAQQKGFFFKSADSYPNSPAGFWDYGPLGVAMRNNLVELWRRTIVKRDGMLEIDGSQILPKAVFEASGHLASFTDPFVKCPKCGSVFRPDKLIEDKTKKPVPEKLQDSDYDSMMEKAGVRCLKCGAPLSGTSRFNMMFRVGIGPVQEEAYLRPETCQSIFVDFPLLHKTQRVKLPFGVAQFGRSFRNEIAPRQGLLRMRELNQAEVEVFFNPNRAGVPRPWSAGDREMSLMSPDGSLHRVKVSEAVAKGLLPNALVGHYLSLLLGFYEAAGLPMEKLRFRILSEEDRAFYSKAAFDLEVELSVGWLELVACNYRGDYDLSRHAAVSGTNFTVDDEGEKVLPHVFEMSMGVDRSLYAVLESSMRAEGDRTWLILRSYISPYKAGVFPLVNKDGLEEEALRITDELQNTLDVFYDRTGSIGKRYARADDIGVPYCITVDYQTLADKTVTLRVRDDRSQQRFPVAELPARLAALCAYPRRPASQPEPPA is encoded by the coding sequence ATGTCCTTCGAAGACGTGACCCGCCTCGCCCAGCAGAAGGGCTTCTTCTTCAAGTCCGCAGACAGCTACCCAAACTCTCCTGCAGGCTTCTGGGACTACGGGCCCCTGGGCGTGGCCATGAGGAACAACCTGGTCGAGCTCTGGCGGAGGACGATTGTCAAGCGAGACGGCATGCTGGAGATCGACGGTTCCCAGATCCTCCCGAAGGCGGTCTTCGAAGCCTCAGGTCACCTTGCCAGCTTCACGGACCCCTTCGTCAAGTGTCCGAAGTGCGGTTCCGTCTTCAGGCCCGACAAGCTCATCGAGGACAAGACGAAGAAGCCGGTCCCCGAGAAGCTCCAGGACTCGGATTACGATTCGATGATGGAAAAGGCCGGAGTCAGGTGCCTGAAGTGCGGGGCCCCCCTGTCCGGCACCAGCAGGTTCAACATGATGTTCAGGGTCGGCATCGGCCCGGTCCAGGAGGAGGCCTACCTGCGGCCCGAAACCTGCCAGAGCATATTCGTCGACTTCCCTCTTCTGCACAAGACTCAGCGGGTGAAGCTCCCCTTCGGCGTGGCCCAGTTCGGGAGGAGCTTCCGGAACGAGATCGCGCCCAGGCAGGGGTTGCTCCGCATGCGCGAGCTCAACCAGGCCGAGGTGGAGGTCTTCTTCAACCCGAACCGAGCCGGCGTTCCTCGGCCCTGGTCCGCCGGGGACAGGGAGATGTCCCTGATGAGCCCCGACGGCTCCCTCCACAGGGTCAAGGTCTCCGAGGCCGTTGCAAAGGGCCTCCTGCCCAATGCGCTGGTCGGCCACTACCTATCTCTCCTTCTCGGCTTCTACGAGGCGGCAGGCCTTCCGATGGAGAAGCTCCGCTTTAGGATCCTTTCAGAGGAGGACAGAGCATTCTATTCCAAGGCTGCCTTCGACCTGGAGGTCGAACTCTCGGTGGGATGGCTAGAACTTGTGGCCTGCAACTACCGAGGTGACTACGACCTGAGCCGACATGCTGCCGTGAGCGGGACAAACTTCACCGTAGACGACGAGGGGGAGAAGGTCCTTCCGCACGTCTTCGAGATGTCCATGGGAGTGGACAGGAGCCTCTACGCAGTCCTCGAGAGCTCCATGAGAGCAGAGGGGGACAGGACCTGGCTGATCCTGAGGTCCTACATCTCTCCCTACAAGGCAGGGGTCTTTCCGCTGGTCAACAAGGACGGGCTCGAGGAAGAGGCCCTCCGCATCACAGACGAGCTCCAAAACACCTTGGATGTGTTCTACGACCGCACGGGCTCGATCGGGAAGCGCTACGCAAGGGCTGACGACATAGGCGTGCCGTACTGCATCACCGTGGACTATCAGACCCTGGCTGACAAGACTGTGACCCTGAGAGTCAGAGATGACCGGAGCCAGCAGAGGTTCCCCGTCGCCGAACTGCCTGCGAGGTTGGCGGCGCTCTGCGCTTACCCTAGACGGCCGGCATCACAGCCAGAACCACCAGCATAG
- the lsrF gene encoding 3-hydroxy-5-phosphonooxypentane-2,4-dione thiolase: MDWGLSNRLSRIMHGGKTVMLAVDHGYFQGPTTGLENPRRTITPLLPYADSLMLTRGVLRTSVDPGQSPPIVLRVSGGTSILKELSDEGVTTSIEEAIRLDASAVAVSIFVGGEHEKESLMNLARLVNEGERYGMPVLAVTAVGREMVRDARYLALACRIAAEIGARVVKTYYCDEFEKVVDACPVPVVIAGGKKLPEREALELAQKAVSMCASGVDMGRNIFQSSNPVGMITAVRAIVHEGASVDEAFGMFNASKPA, encoded by the coding sequence TTGGACTGGGGTCTGAGCAACAGGCTTTCGCGGATAATGCACGGAGGAAAGACGGTCATGCTCGCGGTTGACCACGGCTACTTCCAGGGGCCAACCACTGGGCTCGAGAACCCGCGCCGGACGATCACTCCCCTTCTGCCCTACGCAGACTCTCTGATGCTGACGAGGGGGGTACTCCGCACGTCCGTTGACCCAGGGCAGAGTCCTCCGATTGTCCTCAGAGTCTCGGGAGGCACGAGCATACTCAAGGAACTCTCGGACGAGGGGGTGACGACTTCCATTGAGGAAGCGATCAGGCTGGATGCGTCAGCCGTCGCGGTTTCTATCTTCGTCGGAGGAGAGCATGAGAAGGAGTCGCTGATGAATCTGGCACGGCTGGTCAATGAAGGAGAGCGGTACGGCATGCCGGTCCTTGCTGTCACCGCCGTCGGGAGAGAAATGGTGCGAGACGCAAGGTATCTGGCGCTGGCGTGCAGGATCGCGGCGGAGATTGGGGCCCGTGTCGTGAAGACGTACTACTGCGACGAGTTCGAGAAGGTAGTAGACGCCTGCCCGGTTCCGGTGGTGATCGCGGGAGGGAAGAAGCTTCCTGAGAGAGAGGCTTTGGAACTGGCGCAGAAGGCCGTCTCCATGTGCGCTTCTGGGGTGGACATGGGCAGGAACATCTTCCAGTCGTCGAACCCGGTGGGGATGATAACTGCGGTCCGTGCCATCGTTCACGAGGGGGCGAGCGTGGACGAGGCGTTCGGGATGTTCAACGCAAGCAAGCCCGCGTAG
- a CDS encoding DUF92 domain-containing protein has translation MLNLVTGSVEFSVVIGVALAAILLNTLDSRGFLASVGVGLAIVYGGGASWFFIVAVFFILGVVFTLYKYGYKRRLGSAQEKGGARNWPNILANGGAASVFAVFNFFSPSPLLAGLFLGAVSTSAADTAATELGLLSRSRPRLVTNLRKSVTPGTSGGVSFLGALAAVLASVVIGLMALFLGVLTIGLSVMVVCVVGGIFGAFFDSYLGATVQRRGHCAICLKPTEALNHCGEATRLTGGIGFIENNLVNLLATVAGALVSMLVVLAVMPAV, from the coding sequence TTGCTGAACCTTGTCACAGGCTCGGTCGAATTCTCAGTCGTGATAGGAGTCGCCCTTGCCGCGATACTTCTCAACACCCTGGACTCCAGGGGTTTCCTCGCGAGCGTCGGGGTCGGGTTGGCGATAGTGTACGGAGGCGGTGCCTCGTGGTTCTTCATCGTGGCGGTGTTCTTCATCCTCGGCGTGGTCTTCACTCTCTACAAGTACGGGTACAAGCGCAGGCTTGGCAGCGCCCAGGAGAAGGGAGGGGCAAGGAACTGGCCGAACATACTTGCAAACGGCGGTGCGGCGTCGGTTTTCGCAGTTTTCAACTTCTTCAGCCCATCTCCGCTCCTTGCCGGGCTCTTCCTGGGGGCCGTTTCCACTTCAGCCGCCGACACCGCTGCCACCGAGCTGGGGCTCCTGAGCCGCAGCAGGCCGAGGCTCGTCACGAATCTAAGGAAGAGCGTGACGCCGGGGACTTCCGGCGGGGTATCGTTTCTCGGGGCTTTGGCCGCGGTTCTGGCATCTGTCGTCATCGGGCTCATGGCGCTCTTCCTAGGGGTGCTCACGATTGGGCTGTCAGTGATGGTCGTTTGCGTCGTAGGAGGGATATTCGGAGCGTTCTTCGACAGCTACCTCGGGGCGACAGTCCAGCGACGCGGACACTGCGCCATCTGCCTGAAGCCCACCGAGGCCCTGAACCACTGCGGGGAAGCGACCAGGTTGACCGGGGGAATCGGGTTCATCGAGAACAACCTGGTGAACCTGCTGGCGACGGTGGCGGGAGCGCTCGTCTCTATGCTGGTGGTTCTGGCTGTGATGCCGGCCGTCTAG
- a CDS encoding transcriptional regulator, with protein MAQYRTQFRIIADVLSTARDMNTEGEGVGVTTLLRRGNMSYSRMSKLLAELVGSGLMLELSGDKISKYMISKKGIEFLAAYYNFEDFAQSFGLRL; from the coding sequence ATGGCCCAGTATAGGACGCAGTTCAGGATCATAGCAGATGTTCTGAGTACTGCACGTGACATGAACACCGAAGGGGAGGGAGTTGGCGTTACCACCTTACTCCGCCGAGGGAACATGTCCTATTCACGCATGTCAAAGCTGTTGGCAGAACTTGTTGGATCTGGATTAATGCTGGAGTTGAGTGGCGACAAGATTTCGAAGTACATGATTTCAAAGAAGGGCATCGAGTTCCTCGCCGCCTACTATAACTTCGAGGACTTCGCCCAATCCTTCGGTCTTAGACTGTAG
- a CDS encoding cupin domain-containing protein, protein MGAEPASTSKGLMPGHKGNVASLVSYQPGSVVSRTIISNSAGTVTLFAFDEGEGLSEHVAPYDALLHLLEGEAEVTISGKMNRLDQGEAIVLPAGKPHAVKASKRFKMLLTMIRSR, encoded by the coding sequence ATGGGGGCAGAACCAGCCAGCACCTCGAAAGGATTGATGCCCGGCCATAAGGGGAATGTCGCTTCTCTCGTTTCCTATCAGCCGGGGTCAGTAGTAAGCCGCACGATTATCAGCAACAGCGCTGGCACGGTAACGCTCTTCGCGTTCGACGAGGGTGAAGGACTGAGCGAGCACGTAGCTCCCTACGACGCGCTACTGCATCTTCTTGAAGGTGAAGCCGAGGTCACCATTTCGGGGAAGATGAATCGATTAGACCAGGGAGAAGCAATCGTCCTTCCCGCCGGGAAACCTCATGCGGTCAAAGCATCGAAGAGATTCAAGATGCTGCTGACAATGATTAGGTCGCGATGA
- a CDS encoding malate dehydrogenase, which translates to MIGVAGAGKVGAQAALEIASMGLDDVSLVDIIPGLAEGEALDISHRLADAGVDVDVRGSSNFSGLTGASLVVVAAGLGRKPGMTRMDLLSKNSGIIASVTKEAAKYAPESVILMVTNPMDAMTYVALKSSGFPKARVVGQGGVLDNSRFKYVLAKKLGVSRGSITSLVMGEHGENMIPVASHTYISGVPLSTMLSDEEVLQAIEDTRKVAAEVISKKGATIFAPGRSVARMAKAIVDDTKEVLAASAYLEGEYGLNGLCIGVPVKLGAGGVEKIYELKLTDRERDWFNKGADALREAIGTLAV; encoded by the coding sequence ATGATTGGAGTAGCGGGCGCCGGCAAGGTAGGAGCCCAAGCTGCATTGGAGATCGCGTCCATGGGCCTCGACGATGTGTCGCTGGTGGACATAATCCCGGGTCTGGCCGAAGGGGAGGCCCTAGACATCAGCCACAGGCTCGCCGACGCAGGGGTGGACGTAGACGTAAGGGGGTCTTCCAACTTCTCTGGTCTTACTGGAGCCAGTCTGGTGGTCGTGGCCGCGGGCCTCGGTCGCAAGCCGGGCATGACGAGGATGGACCTCCTCTCGAAGAACTCCGGCATCATCGCATCCGTAACGAAAGAGGCCGCGAAGTACGCTCCGGAGTCCGTGATACTCATGGTCACCAACCCGATGGATGCCATGACCTACGTCGCTCTGAAATCTTCAGGGTTTCCCAAAGCGCGCGTGGTCGGCCAGGGTGGTGTCTTGGACAACTCCAGGTTCAAGTACGTCCTCGCGAAGAAGCTCGGCGTTTCAAGGGGGTCAATCACCTCCCTGGTAATGGGGGAGCACGGCGAGAACATGATCCCAGTCGCGAGCCACACTTACATTAGCGGGGTCCCCCTGAGCACCATGCTCAGCGACGAGGAAGTGTTGCAGGCGATCGAGGACACGAGGAAAGTCGCTGCTGAAGTAATCTCGAAGAAGGGAGCCACGATCTTCGCCCCGGGACGCTCTGTCGCCCGCATGGCCAAGGCCATCGTCGACGACACCAAGGAGGTCCTCGCCGCATCTGCCTACCTAGAAGGGGAGTACGGGCTCAACGGTCTCTGCATAGGAGTGCCCGTCAAGCTCGGCGCAGGCGGTGTCGAAAAGATCTACGAGCTCAAGCTCACGGACAGGGAGCGCGACTGGTTCAACAAGGGCGCCGACGCCCTCAGAGAAGCCATCGGAACGCTCGCTGTCTAG
- a CDS encoding CPBP family glutamic-type intramembrane protease — MTTEQIIPDSEVVSAKVVLGRIAAWVFLALLLYAAILVIVSFPIGVYTVFFTHLSNSTTAASLGTPYLWLGPVALLLPFQTSVGVAFLAASAVYVAMFVFALTQGRGALETIAAALRNGVGEFFANAGLVTLIAIGFFIYTASIVINITSAFGPPIGNPFSGIDPLQAFIGFTLAPLREEFGFRVLIIGAVAFAVSFWRSNRVALRSLWRPSIAYEGLPRYSLAVLLIVAAWALSSGVFGACHVVCGGGGWDLGKLPEAIYGGVVLGYLYIRYGFHVAVLGHWGVDYLGSAFAFYAQGAYGIPFTSTSVPDAVFSVGLSLFGIACIIVVAYLGVRRLMVNRARAVALVGGS, encoded by the coding sequence TTGACGACGGAACAGATAATCCCCGATTCCGAAGTAGTGAGCGCGAAGGTAGTACTCGGGCGCATCGCCGCCTGGGTCTTCCTCGCCCTGTTGCTTTACGCTGCCATACTCGTCATCGTGTCCTTCCCCATCGGGGTCTACACGGTCTTCTTCACACACCTCTCGAATTCTACGACGGCAGCCTCCCTCGGGACCCCCTATCTTTGGCTGGGGCCGGTCGCTTTGCTCCTCCCCTTCCAGACGTCAGTCGGGGTCGCATTCCTCGCAGCGTCCGCGGTCTACGTAGCGATGTTTGTCTTCGCATTGACGCAGGGGAGGGGTGCTCTCGAGACCATTGCAGCCGCGCTCAGGAACGGTGTCGGTGAATTCTTCGCAAATGCGGGTCTTGTCACCCTGATCGCGATTGGCTTCTTCATCTATACTGCTTCCATCGTGATCAACATTACATCGGCCTTCGGGCCCCCAATTGGGAATCCCTTCTCCGGCATTGACCCTCTCCAGGCATTCATCGGGTTCACATTGGCCCCTCTCCGCGAAGAGTTTGGGTTCAGGGTGCTGATAATCGGCGCCGTGGCCTTCGCCGTTTCCTTCTGGCGGTCTAACCGGGTCGCTCTCAGGTCCCTCTGGAGGCCCTCCATCGCCTACGAAGGACTCCCGAGGTACAGCTTGGCTGTGCTGCTGATAGTGGCGGCCTGGGCGTTGAGCTCTGGGGTCTTCGGGGCGTGCCACGTCGTCTGCGGAGGTGGCGGCTGGGACCTGGGCAAGCTGCCTGAGGCTATCTACGGTGGAGTCGTCCTGGGGTACCTGTACATCAGGTACGGGTTCCACGTGGCAGTGCTGGGACACTGGGGGGTAGACTACCTCGGCAGCGCCTTCGCGTTCTACGCCCAGGGGGCCTACGGCATCCCATTCACGTCCACGAGCGTCCCCGATGCGGTCTTCTCCGTCGGCCTTTCCCTCTTCGGGATCGCGTGCATAATCGTTGTCGCGTATCTGGGGGTGAGGAGGTTGATGGTCAACAGGGCGAGAGCCGTCGCCCTGGTCGGAGGTTCTTAA
- a CDS encoding Zn-ribbon domain-containing OB-fold protein, producing the protein MTIQSWRLRDRYYRLLGSKCEDCGDEFFPPVYRCRGCGSERVKDKQMPQTGKIITYTKLHETLPGFEAQAPFFLALVRLENGAKVLTQLVDSPDELVKTGAKVRATVRRARVDGESGQITYGYKFIVAS; encoded by the coding sequence TTGACCATCCAGTCCTGGCGGCTGCGCGACAGATACTACCGGCTCCTCGGGAGCAAATGCGAAGACTGTGGCGACGAGTTCTTCCCCCCCGTTTATCGTTGCAGGGGGTGCGGGTCCGAGCGTGTGAAGGACAAGCAGATGCCCCAGACTGGAAAGATCATCACCTACACGAAGCTCCACGAGACACTCCCAGGGTTTGAAGCCCAGGCGCCATTCTTCCTTGCTTTGGTGAGGCTGGAAAACGGGGCGAAGGTCCTCACCCAGCTAGTCGACTCGCCGGACGAACTTGTGAAGACCGGCGCGAAGGTCAGGGCCACAGTCAGACGGGCCAGGGTTGACGGGGAGTCGGGGCAGATCACCTACGGATACAAGTTTATCGTCGCCAGTTGA
- a CDS encoding GTP-binding protein, producing the protein MGLPEKIKKIEDDLHKTQVNKKTEHHVGLLRAKLSKLKAEQEEQQTRRTGSRTGYEVKKSGDGTVVLIGLPSVGKSTLLNRLTNAKSKVASYQFTTLEVVPGIMEHKGARIQVLDLPGIIKGASTGKGLGKRVLAVARSADLVVFIIDVFQPEARPILEKELRTVGIRVDEGPPNVVIEKTDAGGISVSAQVKLTKLTEELVKDILRVYDVDSARVLLRQDIDDQQLIDVLAGNRTYVPSLTVMNKIDLVNSGFTNELTRKLPYKFVPISAEGDVNLQALREEIHRRLDFVRVYMRRRTGETDFEEPMIVKNGSTVLEVCGKVHRNMKDDFKYAQVWGKSVKFGGQRVGLTHRLMDQDVLTIITK; encoded by the coding sequence GTGGGACTCCCAGAGAAGATCAAGAAGATAGAAGACGACCTGCACAAGACCCAGGTCAACAAGAAGACCGAGCACCACGTGGGCCTCCTGAGGGCAAAGCTCTCCAAGCTCAAGGCTGAGCAGGAGGAGCAGCAGACCAGGCGTACCGGGAGCCGCACCGGCTACGAAGTTAAGAAGTCCGGGGACGGCACCGTAGTCCTCATCGGCCTACCCAGCGTGGGGAAGTCCACCCTCCTCAATCGCCTTACCAACGCGAAGTCGAAGGTTGCCTCCTACCAGTTCACCACCCTCGAGGTCGTCCCTGGGATAATGGAGCACAAGGGAGCCCGGATCCAGGTCCTCGACTTGCCGGGGATAATCAAGGGGGCCTCGACCGGGAAGGGCCTCGGCAAGCGGGTCCTCGCCGTGGCGAGGAGCGCCGACCTCGTGGTCTTCATAATCGACGTCTTCCAGCCCGAGGCCAGGCCTATCCTCGAGAAGGAGCTGAGGACGGTCGGCATCAGGGTTGACGAGGGGCCCCCGAACGTGGTGATCGAGAAGACCGATGCGGGCGGCATCTCGGTCTCGGCCCAGGTCAAGCTGACGAAGCTAACCGAGGAACTTGTCAAGGACATCCTGAGGGTTTACGACGTCGACAGCGCGAGGGTCCTCCTCAGACAAGACATCGACGACCAACAGCTCATCGACGTCCTCGCCGGGAACAGGACCTACGTCCCGTCCCTGACTGTGATGAACAAGATCGACCTCGTCAACTCTGGCTTCACCAACGAACTCACAAGGAAACTCCCCTACAAGTTCGTGCCCATCTCTGCCGAAGGGGACGTGAACCTCCAGGCGCTGAGGGAGGAGATCCACCGCAGGCTTGACTTCGTCCGAGTCTACATGCGCCGCAGGACCGGAGAGACGGACTTTGAGGAACCCATGATAGTCAAGAATGGTTCCACGGTACTGGAGGTGTGCGGCAAGGTCCACAGGAACATGAAGGACGATTTCAAGTACGCCCAGGTCTGGGGGAAGAGCGTGAAGTTCGGCGGCCAGCGCGTGGGGCTGACACACCGGCTCATGGACCAGGACGTCCTGACCATCATAACCAAGTAA